The DNA sequence CATAAACGGGCCGGAGATAATGAGCAAATACTATGGGCAAAGTGAGCAGAAGCTGAGGGAAATTTTCCTTAAGGCTGAAGATTCAGAACCATCCATCATATTTATAGACGAAATAGATTCAATCGCTCCTAAGCGTGAAGAGGTACAGGGAGAGGTGGAGAGAAGGGTGGTAGCCCAGCTGCTTACGCTCATGGATGGTCTCAAGGAGCGAGGCCATGTCATAGTCATAGGCGCAACAAACCGTCTCGACGCCGTAGACCCGGCTCTCAGAAGACCTGGCAGGTTTGACCGTGAAATAAACATTGGAGTTCCAGACAAGAAAGGAAGACTGGAAATTCTTTCCATACACACGAGAGGAATGCCGCTTGGAATGGATGATGAGAAAAAGACGCAGTTCCTGACTGAAATAGCCAACCTGACTTATGGGTTCGTAGGTGCAGATCTTGCTGCACTGGCGCGTGAAAGTGCCATGAACTCGCTCAGGCGCTACCTGCCTGAAATAGACCTGGACAAGCCTATACCCATGGAGATCCTGGAGAAGATGTCCGTGACCGAGGACGATTTCATGGAAGCCCTGAAAGGAATTGAGCCAAGCAGCCTGAGGGAGGTTACCATTGAGATCCCGAATGTGAAGTGGGATGATATCGGAGGTCTGGAAGCAGTAAAATCGGAACTCAGGGAAGCTGTGGAACTTCCTCTCCTTAAACCTGAAGTGTTCAAGCGGCTAGGAATCAGGGCCTCAAAAGGCTTCCTTCTTTACGGTCCGCCAGGAGTAGGTAAGACCCTTCTTGCAAAGGCTGTTGCCAGCGAAAGCAACGCAAATTTCATTTCCGTGAAGGGACCGGAGGTACTGAGCAAATGGGTCGGGGAAAGCGAGAAAGCGGTCAGGGAGATATTCAAGAAAGCAAAGCAGGTTGCCCCTACCATTGTTTTCCTGGACGAAATAGATTCAATCGCACCCAACAGGGGCAGCTATGGGGATTCAGGAGTTACAGAGAGGATAGTGAATCAGCTGCTTACTTCCCTTGATGGGATAGAGGTAATGCAGGGCGTGGTCGTGATTGCCGCAACCAACCGTCCAGACATCATAGATAATGCACTGCTCAGGGCCGGCAGGTTTGACAAGCTGGTGTACATACCGCCACCTGATAAGGAAAGCCGGTACAACATTCTCCTGGTTCATACAAAGAATATGCCGCTCAATAAGGACGTTGATCTGAAGAGAATATCCGAAAGGACAGACGGCTATGTTGGTGCGGATCTGGAGAACCTGTGCAGGGAAGCTGGAATGATGGCCTACAGGCAGAGCGCTGAGGCAACAGAAGTTACGGAAAAGAATTTCACCGACGCGCTGAAAGTCATTCGCCCTTCTGTTGACGAGGATGTTATAAAGTTCTACAAGGGGCTTGCCGACAATATGGGGAAGAATGTTGTGGAACGCAGGAAAACAATAGAAGAGACTGGCCTGTATCAGTAGGTACGGCCCTCATTTTTTTCCATTTTTAGATACTAAACAATGCCATTTTGGTATACCGCCCAATTGCAGTCATGAACTCGGTTATGAAGTTAAAACCTGGCTGAAATCAGAAATAATGGTTTCTCCTCTGACTAAGGCAGGAGAATCCACATTCCTGTTAACCTGCATCACTACCAATCCGGCAGTGGCAGATGCCCTGATTTCAGCTTCTGCATCTGAAAGGAATAAAAGACGATTGCACGGAATCCCTGTTGTCTGTGAAATCTTTCTATAGCTTTCAGGATCGGTTTTATTGCCGATGGACGTATCAAAGTAACCTTCAATGTAACGAGTCAGGTCACCAAATTTTGTTGTGCTGAAGATGAGTCTCTGGGACAGAACGCTCCCGGAGGAGTAGATAAAAACCCTCTTTCCAGCCTTTTGCCATCTGGCAAGTGATTCAGGCACATCCCTGTATACCTCTCCCTGCAGGTTGCCGTTGGAAAATCCCTCTCTCCAGATCAGCCCCTCAAGGTCCTTCAGAGGTTTTGCCTTACTATCCCTGCTAATCAGCCAGTTGCAGTAGTCCGCGACAGACTCGATGGTCGGACTATCTCCTGAATCACCAAGATCTGCAGGATCCCCACTTATAGCTCCATCTTCAGATCGCATGGTTCTCAAATCCTCAATAATTTTCCCGACCTCTGCATTATGCTCATGCTGAATGAGGAATGATCTCACCCTCTCTTTAGCGTAATCAAAAAGGGTTGTATGCACAAATTCCATGGGTGTTGTGGTCCCCTCGATATCAAGAAGTATTCCATCAACTTCTGTCAGAACCATCGCCACCAGATTAGTTACCCGTTTTATGTGGTTTCAGGAAAAATGGACCAAAGCAGACAGGTTCATATTTTGTGTCAACTCCATTATCAACATAATAAGGAGTCCAGCCAGACACATCCTGGAAAAGCCTTATTGCCCTGATATTCCGATCGGCGCAGAGGTCAAACCAGTGACGGGTGCCGCTTGGGACCCTCAACAGGTCACCTGCTTCCACCTCAATGGCAACAACATCAGATTTTTCGGGATGGATATGGAATATTCCGTGCCCCGAAATAGTGAACCTTACTTCGTCCTCCTTGTGCAAATGCTCTTTGTTGAATTTTGCAAGCATTGCGTCCAGGCCCGGAGTGTTTTCATTTATGTCTATCACATCTGCGGTAGTGTACCCGCCTTTGAGACTCAGTTCTGTTATCTCTGAATTGAAGGCCTCAAGGATTTTTTCTGCTGGCGCACCCGGGGGAGGAATTTTGTCCACGTTCCACACCTCGTAATCTATTCCTATGCCTGCCAGGTATTTGCGAGCCTTTTCAACGTCTTCAATTCTTATTCCTTTATCCGGTATATTAACTACGACCATTTTGATCCACCA is a window from the Thermoplasmatales archaeon genome containing:
- the vat_1 gene encoding VCP-like ATPase, which gives rise to MQHGDGIILRVAEANSTDPGMSRVRLDEDSRIALGTEIGDVVEIEKAKKTVGRVYRARPEDENRGMVRIDSVMRNNCGASIGDKVRVKKVHAEEAKKVTLAPIIRKDQRLKFGEGIDEFVQKSLMRRPMIETDNISVPGLTLAGHSGLLFKVIKTMPGKVPVEVGETTKIEIREEPASEVLEDVSRISYEDIGGLSDQLGRVREIIELPLKHPELFERLGIHPPKGVLLHGPPGTGKTLIARAVANESGANFFSINGPEIMSKYYGQSEQKLREIFLKAEDSEPSIIFIDEIDSIAPKREEVQGEVERRVVAQLLTLMDGLKERGHVIVIGATNRLDAVDPALRRPGRFDREINIGVPDKKGRLEILSIHTRGMPLGMDDEKKTQFLTEIANLTYGFVGADLAALARESAMNSLRRYLPEIDLDKPIPMEILEKMSVTEDDFMEALKGIEPSSLREVTIEIPNVKWDDIGGLEAVKSELREAVELPLLKPEVFKRLGIRASKGFLLYGPPGVGKTLLAKAVASESNANFISVKGPEVLSKWVGESEKAVREIFKKAKQVAPTIVFLDEIDSIAPNRGSYGDSGVTERIVNQLLTSLDGIEVMQGVVVIAATNRPDIIDNALLRAGRFDKLVYIPPPDKESRYNILLVHTKNMPLNKDVDLKRISERTDGYVGADLENLCREAGMMAYRQSAEATEVTEKNFTDALKVIRPSVDEDVIKFYKGLADNMGKNVVERRKTIEETGLYQ
- a CDS encoding Thermophilic glucose-6-phosphate isomerase produces the protein MVVVNIPDKGIRIEDVEKARKYLAGIGIDYEVWNVDKIPPPGAPAEKILEAFNSEITELSLKGGYTTADVIDINENTPGLDAMLAKFNKEHLHKEDEVRFTISGHGIFHIHPEKSDVVAIEVEAGDLLRVPSGTRHWFDLCADRNIRAIRLFQDVSGWTPYYVDNGVDTKYEPVCFGPFFLKPHKTGN
- a CDS encoding 2,3-diketo-5-methylthio-1-phosphopentane phosphatase is translated as MVLTEVDGILLDIEGTTTPMEFVHTTLFDYAKERVRSFLIQHEHNAEVGKIIEDLRTMRSEDGAISGDPADLGDSGDSPTIESVADYCNWLISRDSKAKPLKDLEGLIWREGFSNGNLQGEVYRDVPESLARWQKAGKRVFIYSSGSVLSQRLIFSTTKFGDLTRYIEGYFDTSIGNKTDPESYRKISQTTGIPCNRLLFLSDAEAEIRASATAGLVVMQVNRNVDSPALVRGETIISDFSQVLTS